In Mycolicibacterium phocaicum, one DNA window encodes the following:
- a CDS encoding dipeptide ABC transporter ATP-binding protein gives MGTAVSVADATPVATVSSNPDAVATAAGLHVTFQRNGRAVHALRGVSLTVQRGEILGLVGESGSGKSVLGFGMLGLLPASARIEGTISVAGSDMVHGDAKALRRVRRLDLGAVFQDPMTSLNPTMRIGKQVAEAAGSADEALRLLTAVGIPDPARRMRAYPHELSGGLRQRVMIAIAIAGSPELIIADEPTTALDVTVQAQVLRLLQRLRDEIGCSIVFITHDLGVAAQISDRIAVLYAGRIAEVGPAGEVLGAPAHPYTRGLLRSRLTLDTVRGRRLAAMPGSVPSPLSPLPGCAFSPRCDQATDDCEKSSPEPASVGPGRVSACLLTPGQLVHDPAAELDAAPEPVAAQSVGPAAADQPAAVTVTDVTKTFTVAPRGRLQALRGVTLRVGHGESVALVGESGSGKSTLLRVIAGLEKATTGTVEVVGEQRPQMVFQDAGASLTPWLSVGELIAERLRGRKLSRTARRDAVIEVLDRVGLPAEVAKSRAGQLSGGQRQRVSLARATVVPPAVLLCDEPTSALDVSLAASVLNLIGDLRRGLDMSVVFVTHDLSVARVVADRIAVMYLGRIVEIGPAEDVIGNPTHPYTRALVDAIPDLGRESRVLPGEPASPLSPPPGCAFHPRCPVAVDACSGDELDVRLVGKSGGAHQVACIEEKVR, from the coding sequence ATGGGCACTGCTGTATCGGTGGCGGACGCCACGCCCGTCGCCACCGTGTCGTCGAACCCGGACGCGGTGGCGACCGCGGCGGGCCTGCATGTCACGTTCCAGCGCAACGGCCGTGCGGTGCACGCGCTGCGCGGCGTCTCGCTGACTGTTCAACGCGGCGAAATCCTCGGCCTGGTGGGCGAATCAGGTTCGGGGAAGAGCGTATTGGGATTCGGCATGCTCGGGCTGCTGCCGGCGTCCGCCCGGATCGAGGGCACCATCTCCGTGGCCGGCTCGGACATGGTGCACGGTGACGCGAAGGCGCTGCGCAGGGTGCGCCGTCTCGATCTGGGCGCGGTATTCCAGGACCCGATGACGTCCCTGAACCCGACCATGCGCATCGGGAAGCAGGTCGCCGAGGCGGCCGGCAGCGCCGACGAAGCGCTGCGGCTGCTGACGGCGGTCGGCATACCTGACCCGGCCCGGCGGATGCGTGCGTATCCGCACGAACTCTCCGGCGGCCTGCGGCAGCGCGTGATGATCGCCATCGCGATCGCGGGCTCGCCCGAACTCATCATCGCCGACGAACCGACCACCGCCCTGGACGTCACCGTGCAGGCTCAGGTGCTCAGGCTGCTGCAACGGCTCCGCGACGAAATCGGTTGCAGCATCGTCTTCATCACCCACGACCTCGGGGTGGCGGCGCAGATCTCCGACCGCATCGCGGTGCTCTACGCCGGCCGGATCGCCGAAGTCGGCCCGGCCGGTGAGGTTTTGGGCGCACCGGCGCATCCCTATACGCGCGGGCTGCTGCGGTCACGGCTGACGCTGGACACCGTCCGTGGCCGTCGGCTGGCGGCGATGCCGGGTTCGGTGCCGAGCCCGCTGTCACCGCTACCCGGATGCGCTTTCAGCCCGCGCTGTGACCAAGCCACCGACGACTGTGAGAAGTCTTCTCCCGAGCCGGCTTCCGTCGGACCCGGACGGGTCAGCGCCTGTCTGCTCACCCCCGGGCAGCTGGTGCACGACCCGGCAGCGGAGCTCGATGCCGCGCCGGAACCTGTTGCCGCACAATCGGTCGGCCCGGCCGCCGCGGACCAACCCGCTGCCGTCACCGTGACCGACGTGACCAAGACCTTCACCGTGGCGCCGCGCGGCAGACTCCAGGCGCTGCGCGGCGTGACGCTGCGGGTGGGGCACGGCGAGTCGGTGGCCTTGGTAGGGGAGAGCGGTTCGGGAAAATCCACGCTGCTGCGGGTGATCGCCGGCCTGGAGAAGGCGACGACGGGCACGGTCGAGGTGGTCGGGGAGCAGCGCCCGCAGATGGTGTTTCAGGACGCCGGCGCGTCACTCACGCCGTGGCTGTCGGTCGGCGAGCTGATCGCAGAACGACTGCGCGGCAGGAAACTCTCGCGGACCGCGCGCCGCGACGCTGTCATCGAGGTGCTCGACCGGGTGGGTTTGCCTGCGGAAGTGGCGAAGTCACGCGCCGGTCAGCTGTCGGGCGGTCAGCGCCAGCGGGTTTCGCTGGCCCGCGCCACCGTCGTCCCGCCCGCGGTGCTGTTGTGCGACGAACCCACGAGTGCCCTGGACGTGTCCCTGGCCGCCTCGGTGCTCAACCTGATCGGCGACCTGCGCCGCGGTCTGGACATGTCCGTGGTGTTCGTGACGCACGACCTGTCGGTGGCCCGTGTGGTCGCCGATCGCATCGCCGTGATGTACCTGGGCCGCATCGTGGAGATCGGGCCGGCCGAAGACGTCATCGGAAATCCGACGCACCCGTACACCCGCGCGCTGGTCGACGCGATCCCCGACCTCGGCCGCGAATCACGGGTATTGCCAGGCGAACCGGCGAGCCCGCTGTCCCCGCCGCCCGGGTGTGCGTTCCATCCGAGATGCCCGGTCGCGGTCGACGCCTGCAGCGGTGACGAACTCGATGTCCGGCTCGTGGGCAAATCCGGTGGCGCACACCAGGTTGCCTGTATCGAAGAGAAGGTGCGCTGA